The Microbacterium horticulturae genome has a window encoding:
- a CDS encoding DEAD/DEAH box helicase, which yields MTETMDAAEGASTEETETAAEPQGPGFEELGVTGRVLAAIRDLGYETPSAIQAATIPLLMEGRDVLGTAQTGTGKTAAFALPILERLDLSQKTPQALVLAPTRELALQVCEAFESYASHLKGVHVLPVYGGQGYGQQLSALRRGVHIVVGTPGRIMDHQAKGTLDLAELKYLVLDEADEMLKMGFAEDVEQILAQTPEDKQVALFSATMPAAIRRLAQQYLREPEEIAIKTKTTTNQNITQRYLVVSYQQKVDALTRILEVENFDGVIVFVRTKNETETLAEKLRARGYSAAAINGDVPQAQRERSVNQLKDGKLDILVATDVAARGLDVERISHVINFDIPTDTESYVHRIGRTGRAGRSGDAISFITPRERYLLKHIEKATRQQPAQMQLPTTEDVNTTRLTRFDDAITEALEATGRIEAFRDIIDHYVRHHDVPEQDVAAALAIVAQGATPLLLDPQNDPLAASVDAVNRPQRDRPARGDRPGRGDRGPRRSRGDYAPYRIEVGRRQHVEPRQIVGALANEGGLRRDDFGVITIKPDFSIVELPTNLDPSVLDKLSGTRISGKLIQMRPDRGAPNRRHPRDGFDDRPRRDDRPSYRDCDDRPPRKPRHKG from the coding sequence ATGACAGAGACGATGGATGCCGCAGAAGGCGCGTCGACCGAAGAGACCGAGACCGCGGCCGAGCCGCAGGGACCCGGTTTCGAAGAGCTCGGGGTGACCGGGCGGGTCCTGGCTGCGATCCGCGACCTCGGCTACGAGACGCCGTCGGCGATTCAGGCGGCGACGATCCCACTCCTGATGGAGGGCCGCGACGTGCTCGGCACGGCGCAGACCGGCACCGGCAAGACCGCCGCGTTCGCGCTGCCGATCCTTGAGCGCCTCGACCTGTCGCAGAAGACGCCGCAGGCGCTCGTGCTCGCCCCCACCCGCGAGCTCGCCCTGCAGGTCTGCGAAGCGTTCGAGTCGTACGCGAGCCACCTCAAGGGCGTGCACGTGCTGCCGGTCTACGGCGGTCAGGGGTACGGCCAGCAGCTGTCGGCGCTGCGACGCGGCGTGCACATCGTCGTCGGGACGCCCGGCCGCATCATGGACCACCAGGCCAAGGGCACGCTCGACCTGGCCGAGCTCAAGTACCTCGTGCTCGACGAGGCCGACGAGATGCTCAAGATGGGCTTTGCCGAAGACGTCGAGCAGATCCTCGCACAGACGCCCGAAGACAAGCAGGTCGCCCTCTTCTCGGCGACGATGCCCGCCGCGATCCGGCGCCTCGCACAGCAGTACCTGCGGGAGCCCGAAGAGATCGCTATCAAGACCAAGACGACGACGAACCAGAACATCACGCAGCGGTACCTCGTCGTCTCCTACCAACAGAAGGTGGATGCCCTCACCCGCATCCTCGAGGTGGAGAACTTCGACGGGGTCATCGTCTTCGTGCGTACGAAGAACGAGACCGAGACGCTGGCCGAGAAGCTGCGCGCCCGCGGATACTCGGCCGCTGCGATCAACGGCGACGTCCCTCAGGCTCAGCGCGAGCGCTCGGTGAACCAGCTCAAGGACGGCAAGCTCGACATCCTCGTGGCCACCGACGTCGCCGCGCGCGGGCTCGACGTCGAGCGGATCAGCCACGTCATCAACTTCGACATCCCGACCGACACCGAGTCGTATGTGCACCGCATCGGGCGCACGGGCCGCGCGGGTCGTTCGGGCGATGCAATCAGCTTCATCACGCCGCGCGAGCGTTATCTGCTCAAGCACATCGAGAAGGCGACCCGGCAGCAGCCGGCGCAGATGCAGCTGCCGACGACCGAAGACGTCAACACGACCCGTCTCACGCGCTTCGACGACGCCATCACCGAGGCGTTGGAGGCGACCGGCCGCATCGAGGCGTTCCGCGACATCATCGACCACTACGTGCGCCACCATGACGTGCCGGAGCAGGATGTCGCAGCCGCCCTCGCGATTGTCGCCCAGGGGGCGACGCCGCTGCTGCTCGATCCTCAGAACGATCCGCTCGCGGCATCCGTCGATGCGGTGAACCGGCCGCAGCGTGACCGGCCTGCTCGCGGCGATCGCCCCGGGCGCGGCGACCGCGGGCCGCGTCGGAGCCGGGGCGACTATGCGCCCTACCGCATCGAGGTGGGTCGTCGCCAGCATGTCGAACCGCGTCAGATCGTCGGTGCGCTGGCGAACGAGGGCGGCCTGCGGCGCGACGACTTCGGTGTGATCACGATCAAGCCCGACTTCTCGATCGTCGAACTGCCGACGAACCTCGATCCGTCGGTGCTCGACAAGCTCAGCGGCACCCGCATCTCGGGCAAGCTCATCCAGATGAGGCCTGACCGCGGTGCGCCGAATCGGCGTCACCCGCGCGATGGTTTCGACGACCGCCCGCGCCGCGATGACCGCCCGTCGTACCGCGACTGCGACGATCGTCCGCCGCGCAAGCCCCGCCACAAGGGCTGA